In one Candidatus Thermoplasmatota archaeon genomic region, the following are encoded:
- the proS gene encoding proline--tRNA ligase — protein MPEAQKAKDAPVSKAENFSEWYNDLVERAELIDKRYPVKGMDVWRPYGLALMNAVDREIHAQMTATGHQEVRFPALVPETEFQKEADQIKGFGSNVYWVTRGGNNDLDVKLLLRPTSETAMYPIFSLWVRSHADLPLKTYQIVNTWRYETKQTRSFIRVREIHFFEAHTVHATYEDAEAQIAEDLAIWSRLAEKLCLPYALNRRPDWDKFPGARYSIGADVLMPRDAQIGAYRTLQVATIHQYGDNFAKPYDIRYETPGGERLHAHQTTYGMSERLLGAIVGVHGDDLGLLLPPQLAPVQAVIVPILFKGKEGPVLESCHTAARELAAAGIRAHVDERDLTAGNKYYHWELRGVPLRVEIGPRDVEKGEAVLVRRDTKEKTTAKRPQLSAAVGDVLAKVQTELYARAQGIAKGHETWAKDAADAKRAEGVALVNWCGKESCGLDLETKTEKAILGVPVRPEFTQGKLTFVEEMPPRGACVTCGTAGKHVLRVARTY, from the coding sequence ATGCCCGAGGCGCAAAAGGCCAAGGACGCGCCCGTGTCCAAGGCGGAGAACTTCTCCGAATGGTACAACGACCTCGTCGAGCGCGCCGAGCTCATCGACAAGCGCTACCCCGTGAAGGGCATGGACGTGTGGCGGCCCTACGGCCTTGCGCTCATGAACGCGGTGGACCGCGAGATCCACGCCCAGATGACCGCCACCGGCCACCAGGAGGTCCGCTTCCCCGCGCTCGTTCCCGAGACGGAGTTCCAGAAGGAGGCCGACCAGATCAAGGGCTTCGGCTCCAACGTGTACTGGGTCACGCGCGGCGGCAACAACGACCTCGACGTGAAGCTCCTCCTGCGCCCCACGAGCGAGACGGCCATGTACCCCATCTTCTCGCTGTGGGTCCGCTCGCACGCCGACCTTCCCCTCAAGACGTACCAGATCGTCAACACGTGGCGCTACGAGACGAAGCAGACGCGCTCGTTCATCCGCGTCCGCGAGATCCACTTCTTCGAGGCCCACACCGTCCACGCGACCTACGAGGACGCCGAGGCGCAGATCGCAGAGGACCTCGCGATCTGGTCACGACTCGCCGAGAAGCTGTGCCTGCCCTACGCGCTCAACCGCCGCCCCGACTGGGACAAGTTCCCCGGCGCGCGCTACTCGATCGGAGCCGACGTCCTCATGCCCCGCGACGCGCAGATCGGCGCCTACCGGACCTTGCAGGTCGCCACGATCCACCAGTACGGCGACAACTTCGCCAAACCCTACGACATCCGCTACGAGACGCCCGGCGGCGAGCGCCTCCACGCGCACCAGACGACCTACGGCATGAGCGAGCGCCTCCTTGGCGCCATCGTCGGCGTGCACGGCGACGACCTCGGCCTCCTCCTCCCGCCGCAGCTCGCCCCCGTCCAGGCCGTGATCGTGCCCATCCTGTTCAAGGGCAAGGAAGGCCCCGTGCTCGAGAGCTGCCACACGGCCGCGCGCGAGCTTGCCGCCGCCGGCATCCGCGCGCACGTGGACGAGCGCGACCTCACGGCCGGCAACAAGTACTACCACTGGGAGCTCCGCGGCGTGCCGCTACGCGTCGAGATCGGACCCCGCGACGTCGAGAAGGGCGAAGCCGTCCTCGTCCGGCGCGACACGAAGGAGAAGACCACGGCCAAGCGCCCGCAGCTTTCCGCCGCCGTAGGCGACGTGCTCGCCAAGGTCCAAACGGAACTCTACGCCCGCGCGCAAGGCATCGCCAAGGGACACGAGACGTGGGCCAAGGACGCGGCCGACGCCAAGCGCGCCGAAGGCGTCGCGCTCGTCAACTGGTGCGGAAAGGAATCGTGCGGGCTCGACCTCGAAACGAAGACCGAGAAAGCCATCCTCGGCGTTCCCGTCCGGCCCGAGTTTACGCAAGGCAAGCTCACGTTCGTCGAGGAGATGCCCCCACGCGGCGCGTGCGTGACGTGCGGCACGGCGGGGAAGCACGTGCTAAGGGTGGCGAGGACGTACTAG
- a CDS encoding MBL fold metallo-hydrolase — protein MTELHAVDSVEIRILVDNATDGLSTVPPHAQTEFAGLARRGGLALAGENLCHASHGFSCLVTATRGTAKRTVLFDAGPDEESFRRNVARLDADMGAVDAVVLSHGHWDHAGGLLAALELIRKRNGGADVPLHAHDGMFVARGLETPRVFLRFGEVPSPDSLERHGARRDATETRHTLLDGTFELSGEIPRNTPFERGFPGHQRQAADGSWEPDPLLLDERALWLRVAGKGLVVFTACSHAGVVNVLQHARALHPDVPIHAVIGGFHLAGGTESIIEPTVNAMRQLDLRVVAPGHCTGWRAMGALAQALGPAVDPIAVGKRYIF, from the coding sequence ATGACCGAACTCCATGCCGTTGACAGCGTCGAGATACGGATCCTCGTGGACAACGCGACCGACGGTCTCTCGACGGTCCCGCCACACGCGCAGACGGAATTTGCCGGACTGGCGCGCCGCGGCGGGCTTGCGCTTGCGGGCGAGAACCTCTGCCACGCCTCGCACGGCTTCTCCTGTCTTGTAACGGCCACGCGCGGCACCGCCAAGCGGACGGTGCTCTTCGACGCCGGACCGGACGAGGAGAGCTTCCGCCGCAACGTCGCGCGCTTGGATGCCGACATGGGCGCCGTCGACGCGGTCGTGCTCTCCCATGGGCATTGGGATCACGCGGGAGGACTGCTTGCCGCGCTTGAACTCATCCGCAAGCGCAACGGCGGAGCCGACGTCCCCCTCCACGCGCACGACGGGATGTTCGTCGCGCGCGGCCTGGAAACCCCGCGCGTGTTCCTCCGCTTCGGCGAGGTCCCAAGCCCCGACTCGTTGGAGCGCCACGGCGCGCGGCGGGACGCGACGGAGACGCGGCACACGCTCCTTGACGGCACGTTCGAACTCAGCGGCGAAATTCCCCGCAACACGCCGTTCGAACGTGGGTTCCCGGGCCATCAGCGCCAGGCGGCCGACGGAAGCTGGGAGCCCGACCCGCTGCTCCTGGACGAGCGAGCCCTCTGGCTGCGCGTCGCGGGCAAGGGGCTTGTCGTCTTCACCGCCTGCTCACACGCGGGCGTCGTGAACGTCCTGCAGCACGCGCGCGCCCTGCATCCGGATGTCCCGATCCACGCCGTCATCGGGGGCTTCCACCTCGCGGGGGGCACCGAATCGATCATCGAGCCGACCGTCAACGCGATGCGGCAGCTCGACCTGCGCGTGGTCGCCCCGGGCCACTGCACCGGATGGAGGGCGATGGGCGCGCTCGCGCAGGCGCTCGGCCCGGCCGTCGACCCGATCGCGGTGGGTAAGCGCTACATCTTTTGA
- a CDS encoding RNA methyltransferase, translated as MPEFVVVLVDPKVEGNVGAVARAMANFGLSRLTLVNPPPLGDKARERALHAWPLIEKARVARSLDEALDEIDYAVGTASDVARNEKRQLRAPTPLRDFAAPVWNVKGTVGLLFGREDFGLVNAEIERCDVVVKIPTSPDYPSMNLSHAAAIVFYELFSQRYEPRGYRLASRQETDVLLAQWDRLVRALALPEHRVKIANVTFRRLLGRAMLGKWEFHRLMGVVKGAAKKIESQEARR; from the coding sequence GTGCCCGAGTTCGTCGTCGTCCTCGTCGATCCCAAGGTCGAGGGCAACGTGGGGGCGGTCGCCCGCGCCATGGCCAACTTCGGGCTCTCGCGGCTCACGCTCGTGAACCCGCCTCCGCTTGGCGACAAGGCCCGCGAGCGCGCGCTCCACGCCTGGCCCCTGATCGAGAAGGCGCGCGTCGCGCGCTCGCTCGACGAGGCGCTCGACGAGATCGACTACGCCGTGGGAACGGCAAGCGATGTCGCGCGCAACGAGAAGCGCCAGCTTCGCGCTCCCACGCCGCTTCGCGACTTCGCCGCGCCCGTCTGGAACGTGAAGGGCACCGTCGGGCTCCTGTTCGGCCGGGAGGACTTTGGCCTCGTGAACGCCGAGATCGAGCGTTGCGACGTCGTCGTGAAGATCCCGACGAGCCCCGACTATCCCAGCATGAACCTGAGCCACGCGGCCGCGATCGTCTTCTACGAGCTCTTCTCGCAGCGGTACGAGCCGCGGGGATACCGCCTCGCAAGCCGCCAGGAAACGGACGTCCTGCTTGCGCAGTGGGACCGCCTCGTGCGGGCGCTTGCGCTTCCCGAGCACCGCGTCAAGATCGCCAACGTCACCTTCCGCCGGCTGCTGGGCCGCGCCATGCTCGGCAAGTGGGAGTTCCATCGCCTCATGGGCGTCGTGAAGGGCGCGGCCAAGAAGATCGAATCGCAGGAGGCGCGAAGGTGA
- a CDS encoding PQQ-dependent sugar dehydrogenase has translation MTRATALAVVLALSGCLGPPPGSPPPGGPGPDPEAGFELVRVATGLSSPIQIVSPHDGTGRLFVVEQGGLVKILAEGRVGARPFLDLRDKVRSGGEQGLLSIAFDPDFARNRRFFASYTDARGDTAIERFLVRADDPDRADAASGRVILSVDQPFANHNGGLVLFGPDGMLYAGLGDGGSGGDPQGHGQNPATLLGSILRLDVSGASYEVPRDNPFVGRSGFAGEVWALGLRNPWRFSFDRQTGDAWIADVGQDRTEEVNHVPAASAAGRNYGWNVWEGTTRHRSGETATEATFPVFTYPLRQAGTCAVTGGYVYRGAQVPALRGVYLFADYCTGTVWGLRGVGGEWRGEPILRTQLRITSFGEDEAGELYVVDHGGSLHRFEAGSTKLPSALLR, from the coding sequence GTGACGCGAGCGACGGCGCTTGCCGTCGTCCTTGCGCTTTCCGGCTGCCTGGGCCCGCCCCCCGGCTCTCCGCCGCCGGGCGGTCCCGGGCCGGACCCGGAGGCGGGCTTCGAGCTCGTCCGCGTCGCCACGGGCCTCTCGTCACCCATCCAGATCGTCTCGCCCCACGACGGCACCGGCCGCCTCTTCGTCGTGGAGCAGGGCGGCCTCGTCAAGATCCTCGCCGAAGGGCGCGTGGGGGCGCGGCCGTTCCTCGACCTTCGCGACAAGGTCCGAAGCGGCGGCGAACAGGGGCTTCTTTCGATCGCGTTCGATCCGGACTTTGCGCGCAACCGCCGCTTCTTTGCAAGCTACACGGACGCGCGCGGCGACACGGCGATCGAGCGTTTCCTCGTCCGCGCGGACGATCCGGACCGCGCCGACGCCGCAAGCGGCCGCGTGATCCTCTCGGTCGATCAGCCCTTTGCCAACCACAACGGCGGGCTTGTCCTCTTTGGCCCCGACGGCATGCTGTACGCGGGCCTGGGCGACGGCGGAAGCGGCGGCGACCCGCAAGGGCATGGACAGAATCCCGCCACGCTCCTTGGCTCGATCCTGCGGCTTGACGTCTCGGGCGCTTCGTACGAGGTTCCCCGCGACAACCCCTTCGTGGGCCGCTCGGGATTCGCGGGCGAGGTCTGGGCCTTGGGGCTTCGCAACCCGTGGCGCTTCTCGTTCGACCGGCAAACCGGCGACGCCTGGATCGCCGACGTCGGCCAGGACCGGACGGAGGAGGTGAACCACGTCCCCGCCGCCTCGGCCGCCGGGCGAAACTACGGCTGGAACGTCTGGGAGGGAACCACGCGCCACCGCTCCGGCGAGACCGCCACGGAGGCGACCTTCCCCGTGTTCACCTACCCGCTGCGCCAGGCCGGCACGTGCGCCGTCACGGGAGGGTACGTCTACCGGGGCGCGCAGGTTCCCGCGCTGCGCGGCGTGTACCTCTTCGCCGACTATTGCACCGGCACCGTGTGGGGCCTTCGCGGCGTGGGCGGAGAATGGCGCGGCGAGCCCATCCTCCGCACGCAGCTTCGCATCACGTCCTTTGGCGAGGACGAGGCCGGCGAGCTCTACGTGGTCGACCACGGCGGCTCCCTCCACCGCTTCGAGGCCGGCTCCACGAAGCTTCCCTCGGCGCTCCTCCGGTAG
- a CDS encoding VOC family protein produces MDPVVHFEIPADNVERAKKFYASLFGWQLNDVPGMDYTLANTTPVGADQRPTTPGAINGGMMKRQSAQQRTNVVIKVKSIDATLPRIVQEGGKIAMEKTPVADMGFTAYFQDPEGNVLGLWQDATARQ; encoded by the coding sequence ATGGACCCCGTCGTGCACTTCGAGATCCCAGCCGACAACGTCGAACGCGCCAAGAAGTTCTACGCCAGCCTGTTCGGGTGGCAGCTAAACGACGTTCCCGGCATGGATTACACGCTTGCGAACACGACGCCCGTCGGGGCCGACCAGCGGCCCACGACGCCGGGCGCGATCAACGGGGGCATGATGAAGCGCCAGAGCGCGCAGCAGCGCACGAACGTCGTGATCAAGGTGAAAAGCATCGACGCGACGCTGCCGCGCATCGTGCAGGAAGGCGGAAAGATCGCGATGGAGAAGACGCCCGTGGCGGACATGGGCTTCACAGCGTACTTTCAGGACCCCGAGGGGAACGTCTTGGGGCTCTGGCAGGACGCGACGGCGCGGCAGTAG
- a CDS encoding site-2 protease family protein → MASFDGLLLFLAALNLYLVVLLVLRFRGKLSGPNFELALGACILWRTEKGLRLMDRLARAKSFWRVAGDVGVVATIVAGAGIFALLLFQLWIFATNPVVASRAAVPPEQLLVLPGLNPLIPLWYGILALAVALIVHEYSHGILARAHDLKVKSMGLIFFIVPIGAFVEPDDEEMERAPTRVKNRVFAAGVTSNLVVALLCALVFTSAWGALAVKSEGVGVSVVYPGSPAEEAGLRSGSVLTHVDARPVANTIEFSRRLEGKNVYDTIGLRILQPDGRVVEREVHLVDRYGYFAAHFPQANNQSYFGRPWLGVGTLNLTSQGGYPVVCDRCPPPSMQDLIQLQTQPLAGGWNSFGFFIGLPFAGLSPFPDDLATFYAVKDGPFSALGVGGTLVLANAMYWIFWLNLMVGTFNALPAGPLDGGQMYRTSVRGILRRILGVPGDRIVVERLDDRSLRVRGLDAQTQEKLDRVERTARRITWTTGLLILGLILVPLLLPHLAR, encoded by the coding sequence ATGGCATCGTTCGACGGGCTGCTGCTGTTCCTGGCGGCCCTGAACCTCTACCTCGTCGTCCTTCTCGTCCTGCGCTTCCGCGGCAAGCTCTCGGGGCCCAACTTCGAGCTTGCGCTTGGAGCGTGCATCCTCTGGCGCACCGAGAAGGGCCTTCGCCTCATGGACCGCCTCGCGCGCGCCAAATCGTTCTGGCGCGTGGCCGGCGACGTGGGCGTCGTGGCGACGATCGTGGCCGGCGCGGGCATCTTCGCGCTTCTCCTCTTCCAGCTTTGGATCTTCGCCACGAACCCCGTGGTGGCCTCGCGCGCGGCCGTGCCGCCCGAGCAGCTCCTCGTGCTTCCCGGGTTGAACCCGCTCATCCCGCTGTGGTACGGCATCCTCGCGCTTGCCGTCGCCCTCATCGTGCACGAATACAGCCACGGCATCCTCGCTCGCGCCCACGACCTCAAGGTGAAGTCGATGGGCCTCATCTTCTTCATCGTGCCCATCGGCGCCTTCGTGGAGCCCGACGACGAGGAGATGGAGCGGGCCCCTACGCGCGTCAAGAACCGCGTCTTTGCCGCGGGCGTCACCTCGAACCTCGTGGTCGCCCTCCTGTGCGCGCTCGTGTTCACCTCCGCGTGGGGGGCGCTTGCGGTCAAGAGCGAAGGTGTGGGCGTCTCCGTCGTGTACCCGGGCTCGCCCGCGGAGGAGGCGGGCCTCCGGAGCGGCAGCGTGCTCACGCACGTCGACGCGCGGCCCGTCGCGAACACGATCGAGTTCAGCCGGCGGCTCGAGGGAAAGAACGTGTACGACACGATCGGCCTTCGCATCCTCCAGCCCGACGGGCGCGTCGTCGAGCGCGAGGTCCACCTCGTCGACCGCTACGGCTACTTCGCCGCGCACTTCCCGCAAGCCAACAACCAGAGCTACTTTGGCCGCCCGTGGCTTGGCGTGGGCACGCTCAACCTCACCTCGCAGGGCGGCTACCCCGTCGTGTGCGACCGGTGCCCGCCGCCCTCGATGCAGGACCTGATCCAGCTCCAGACGCAGCCGCTTGCCGGCGGATGGAACAGCTTTGGCTTCTTCATCGGCCTTCCCTTCGCCGGCCTGTCCCCATTCCCCGACGACCTCGCAACGTTCTACGCCGTGAAGGACGGGCCCTTCTCGGCGCTTGGCGTCGGAGGAACCCTCGTGCTCGCCAACGCCATGTACTGGATCTTCTGGCTCAACCTCATGGTGGGCACCTTCAACGCGCTTCCAGCCGGGCCGCTCGACGGCGGCCAGATGTACCGGACGAGCGTTCGAGGCATCCTGCGCCGGATCCTCGGCGTGCCGGGCGACCGGATCGTGGTCGAGCGCCTCGACGACCGCAGCCTGCGCGTGCGGGGACTCGACGCGCAGACGCAGGAGAAGCTCGATCGCGTCGAGCGGACGGCGCGCCGCATCACGTGGACGACGGGGCTTCTCATCCTGGGCCTCATCCTCGTCCCGCTGCTGCTGCCCCACCTCGCCCGCTAG